The nucleotide sequence GGGAGGCCTGAAGACATCCTCATGTAGACTCCACGGCTGCTCTAGAAGGGTTTTCTTTGTGTCAAATGATCAAGATCTGAATCAAGGAGTCACATGAAGAGAAGTGAGGGTTCCTCTTTTTCTCTGAAAGTTCAGTTAGTTACCAGACTTCCCTCATAAATTCCAATCATCCCAATTCTAAACGGTGTTTCAAGTCTTTAGTGCAAGCCTTTTTAGGACACCTGAACCGCTGTCTACCAGACATAGAGCATAGAGCAAGAGAAGAAACCTATTGTGAAATGCTGGGTTTGGAGACTGGATTGACAACCAGTCAGTCAATGGCTGAAACCCATTTCCGcgagggtcaagtctcctgctgGAAATTTTCTGTACCATAATTTGTGCGAGAACTTTCGATTTGCAATCAAAAGCCCACCGGAAGAATATTAATAGGAACCTGTGCACGCCGCTTTTCCTCTTCAGCGTCTCAGCCCTCAAGTGTCAGCATTCACCAGTAGGAGGCATTATCTGAACGTTGTTGGGAAATTAGCATTCCTGGGGAATGACATTGTTTCCTTATCTGGCTggaggcagacagaggaggaCTGTTGTTTCAAAAGGGCTCCACCCTccacagccacagctgctgtgctACAACCAAGGCAAGcgctctttcctcttccccctcgTCGTCGTGTGTCTCCAACATGGATGCTTTTCAGAGtattctgaaattctttcttaacCAAAAGACGGCTATTGGCTACAGCTTCATGGCTTTGCTGACCCTGGGAAGTGAGCGTCTCTTCTCACTAGTGGCCTTTAAGTGTCCCTGCAGCACGGAGAACACAGCCTATGGGCTGGTTTTCCTCTTTGCCCCTGCCTGGGTGTTACTGATCCTTGGATTCTTTCTAAATAACAAGGCGTGGAGACTCTTCACCGGCTGCTGTATAAATCCCAAGAAAATCTTCCCCAAGAAACGCTGCTGCCGCTTCTTCTACGTCCTGGGCCACATCACACTGAGTTCCTTGGTGGCTCCAGTGATGTGGCTCTCTGTGGCTTTGCTGAATGGGACGTTTTACGAATGTGCCATGAGCGGGACAAGGAGCACAAGTCTCCTGGAGATGATTTGCAAGGGCAAGCCCAAAGAGTGCTGGGAAGAGCTGTACAAAGTCTCCTGTGGCAGAAGCAGCATGGCACCCACGGACAACGAGGAGGTGAAGTTGTCCCTGCAAGCCCAGTCTCAGGTAAGGACAAATGTCACTCTTTGTTCCAAGTGTGAACGTGGAgattcctctctgtcttcctgtctgccAGGCCAGAGTTTGAGTCTTGCCGGAATATTTTGACACTAAGTGGAAATTAAAACAGGACGGCGCATTAAGACAATCTCAGGAGAAGCTTTTCAGGGACAGGATGGATCAGTAAAATTGCTGATTGGATAGTGTAGTCTccatttccaaaaagaaaataccCTCTGGGTTATGCATATGTAAATACTTAAGTGCTCAAAACCATCTCTCGGTTGACTTTGTAAATAATGCAGAACGAAAAGCCACACACTGAGTGCCAACCCCAAGCTGTAATTAAGCATTATTGCCTTCTATCGATTACTTAATTTTCAAGCTGGTTTCTCAAAAATCGCAGACACAACTTCTTCATCCACTGAAACACAGCCGAGCCAAATCAGCTTCTCCTTCTCAAAGTAGCTTGTGGTGTCATTAGCATGGAAACTCGCTTGAGTGACCACACTGGCCACTGCTCCTTGTGTGCGTGGATACTGCCGGGATCAAGAGTTTCCCAAACGAAAGAGGGaccaagcagtctttaaaaggcCTTCAGTGAAGAGTGACCATATTCCCTAGAGAGATGATGACTTTTCTCTCTATGCTGTACAGCTAAAGATGCTCTCGCCATCCTTTAGAAGCTCGGAATTTGGAGTATTGCTTTACTTTCGAGAAGTAATTTACAGCTCCAGCTAATCAACACAGGGAAGGAACTTGTCATTTGGCCAGCTATATGAGCACAGATCTCGATGCATAGCGCTGGCCTGGCCTTGAGATAAAGTTGATTTCCTATTTCTGAGGTCAGACGAAGCAATAGGAGTAGATAGGAGCAAACGGAGTCACCATTTCTCAGGAATGCTATTAGCACAGGCACACTATACTTTTACTATTTTAGAAAGAACTTGCAGTTATAACAAGTGCTTTGAAGCAAAGTTGGCTCGTACCAtctaaaatagtaataaaatcatATTCTTCATAAACTAATAAGCCAAAAAATGTTCCTAAATAAACTCCTTTGTTTAATGCACAAAGCATAGGTTAGATGGAACATGTCAGGCTCCTGAGTGCATTCCGTCTTTTGTTGAGGGAAGGTATTAATTACTAATGTTATCATAGTACAAATGACACATGGTTGACATCCACAGTCACCAGGCTCCATCCAGCCAATGCCAAGTCCAAACGCTCATCACTGTGTAAGCTCTTTAAATCTAAGCCCAAAGAAAATATGCA is from Microtus pennsylvanicus isolate mMicPen1 chromosome 1, mMicPen1.hap1, whole genome shotgun sequence and encodes:
- the Calhm5 gene encoding calcium homeostasis modulator protein 5 gives rise to the protein MDAFQSILKFFLNQKTAIGYSFMALLTLGSERLFSLVAFKCPCSTENTAYGLVFLFAPAWVLLILGFFLNNKAWRLFTGCCINPKKIFPKKRCCRFFYVLGHITLSSLVAPVMWLSVALLNGTFYECAMSGTRSTSLLEMICKGKPKECWEELYKVSCGRSSMAPTDNEEVKLSLQAQSQILGWCLICSASFFSLLTTCYARCKSKVSYLQLNFWKTYAQSEKEQLENKLLECANKLSERNLKCFFENKRPDPFPMPSFAAWEAASELHAFHQDREHYSALHKVVDDGLEQSPQEEETTMILVGSAQGL